The following coding sequences lie in one Xiphias gladius isolate SHS-SW01 ecotype Sanya breed wild chromosome 24, ASM1685928v1, whole genome shotgun sequence genomic window:
- the LOC120786821 gene encoding CD59 glycoprotein-like: protein MRRSVVFCLAVSFAVFGFGLSLQCYSCPDDSSDSCEVKQECNQGEDSCLKLTSGEKTYTGCMSHADCDFMTLAVRYSLFDFDFSCCQSKLCNGQEKSFFQRFREYFG from the exons ATGAGGAGGTCCGTGGTGTTCTGCCTGGCCGTCAGCTTTGCTGTGTTTGGATTTG GCCTCTCACTGCAGTGTTACTCCTGCCCTGATGACTCCTCTGATAGCTGTGAAGTCAAACAGGAGTGTAACCAAGGTGAAGACAGCTGCCTCAAACTCACCAGTGGAG AAAAAACCTACACTGGGTGTATGAGTCACGCGGACTGTGACTTCATGACTCTGGCCGTCAGATACTCCCTCTTTGATTTCGACTTctcctgctgtcagtcaaagcTCTGCAATGGCCAAGAAAAAAGTTTCTTTCAGAGATTTAGGGAATACTTTGGttaa